The following nucleotide sequence is from Lytechinus pictus isolate F3 Inbred chromosome 10, Lp3.0, whole genome shotgun sequence.
TGGAAACCAGTGGTAGTTTCTTCTGGAGAAATTGGTGTTTACCAGTCAACAGATCTAAATGAAGGCTTTGCGTCAACAGATCACCTGAATTCAGAACAGTGTGAGTCAGGGGAAAAAGACAAGGACATCACTACTGACAAATCTAAAACAAAATCAGATCCTGGGGATTTCACCGAACCTGAGAAGGATACCCAGTTTGATCTCTTTGCTGATACAGACGAACAAAATGAATCTCAGCATGCCACTGAGGTCTTGTTCCATTCTCCAGTCAATAATGACAGTGCCTCATATGACAAAATGAGTGCAGCATGTGCACCAATGCAGGCTGCTTGCTCTTATGGACTAAACACCACGACAACAAATCAAACGGAAAAGGAGCCACAACCAAATATTGTCTCGGGTTTCAGGATGAATAGGCATGAGGATATATCACAGGAGTCTGTTATTATACTTGACGAGACTCAAATAGATCTATTTCAGACCCAGACCACCAGTAGGTGTAGTCAAAACAATGAGATTGAAATCTTGGAATCGACAGGAGTACAAGAGGCACATCCTAGAAGCACATCAAATACTTATTCTGGAGCAGTGACTGTCAAGAAAAGCCCATCTATGATGGTATCAGAACCAGGTTATTCCCAAAATAACCCTCTGCATGTGAAGTTGAATGAAGACAAGATGGTGTCTGGTGGTCATCAAGATACAGTCCAAAGTGTGCCAGATGACGAAGGTGCAGAAGATCCAGATGTCATTCCAAGCACCTTTCCTGAGGATCCTGAGCCGTTGACAGTAACAAAGAACAACGTATCCAATCAGAATTCTAGCACAGGCTATTCAGATGTCATGAGAACTAATTGCAGTCAAGATAGACTGCCTTCACCTCAAATTGATGAACAGAAAAATGATTTCCAAAGTTCATCCAAACATATTGCAGGTGAAAAAGAAGACAACAGTGAATATGAAATGAAGGGCAGCTGTCAGGCAACTGATGTTAAAGAAGTAGACATAGCTGAAACAAAATCCAGATCGTCTGGAAATGGGGGAATAGTACACAATGAAGATGCACAGTGCATATTGAGAAACAATGACGCTAAACAGGACACCAATCACATTGATCCATCTTCGGTCCACCTTTATTCTCAAAACATTCTGGTTAACTCCCAAGAATTGACTTCTCAAATGATTGATACTTCTCCTGAAGGAAAGGGAAGGACTGATACCCAGAAGAGGACGAGGAGGAGAAAGAACCAAAGAAGCATTGACAATCTCTCGGTGGATGACATCAGTTTGAAGGATTTTGTGGTGTCGCAACAGAACAGCCAGGAGGGCAATCACACCTGGATCGATGGACTCATGTACCCTGCAGAATACTATGTCAGGAAGACCAGGAGCATGTCGAGACCCTCACCAAATCTACATTCTGCGCCGGTTCTTGGACAGAAGCGTTTGTCTAAAACTTCTCGGGGGAGAAAAGGGTCTGTGACGAGGACAACTCCCAATGGTGTGATGAGTGAGCCAGTTCATACCGAATTGCCTGATGCTGGCAAGATCCAGGCAGGAAAGGAAGGGTCTGAAACTGTGTCTTCAGAAAACTTGGAATTGGGTAATAATGTTGCCTGCTTATCAATAGAACAATCTCAGGACTTTGTTAGAGGTAGACAAACAGAAATCAGTGAATCTGTACATGACAGGGAATCACATCCTCCAAGGAAGATGAAAGTTTTGCGCAAAGCATCAACTACTAAAAGGAAGCGGGGAAGAAAAACCTCTCGCAAGAAACTGGGAAGTGACTCGGAGTGTACCATTACACAAGCAACCATAACTTCTCCAACAGGAGCccattttaattcaaacaatggaCAAGATGAATACCAAAATGAAAGGCAGGATAATTGTGATCATTCTGAGCCAACTACTATTTATATTGATAACGCATTGCCTAATGGAGAAGGAAACAGATCTACATCATCTCTTTGTCAACTTACAGGGGGTTTGGCCTCACAGAGGAATTACACCAAAGACACAATATCAATTTCCTCAGGCTTGGTGTGTGAAGGTAGTAAACACTTCTCTATCACTCAGATGACGAATAATCCACTGGAGAGCCAGTTCACACAGACTCAGGTCCCAAGTAACTTTGCCTTGCCAAAGGTATTTGGTAGTCCTGGACACTCCACCCAGTGCCCTGTTGGTCTGTCACCAGGTTCTCCATCTTCCACACCTATGAATGCACTTTGCAGCCCGACCTTGAGGCCAACTGCATCTCAACATGGGGATGAAATGGATCCTGTTCAAAGTGGGGAACATAGGCAACACCCTGAAGATATCCAGGAGTGTAATGAACAGCAGTGGATGTCGGAAGTGTACCTTGCAGATGTTGTACCAGAGGTTCCAGTCAATATTGATTCTGAACATCGAGACTTGGACAGTCAACACGACGTCCATGCAGGCCGTTTATCTTTCGATGGATGTGATATTTCACCCCCAACAGATCCTGATAGGAATGAGCATATCCTGCCAACTCTGCAAGATGATCCCATTATAGACTCAAAAGTTAGTGACATTCTTGTGAAGAATGGGACACGATTTGTTGACAGTGTCATCAAATATGAACACAATCTTCCAGAAGGGCATGATCAGGATTCAGAGAATGTGTTTTCCCAACTGCATGTCCCTTTCAACAATGTCCGGGAGGATAATAAGTGTGCATCTGAAAGGACTCCTTCTGCCAATGACTTCAAGGACAAAGAACCCCTCACAGAGCACCTCCCGTCCAGTCTTCCCCGAGGTCCTTCTAGCCTTTGCAGCAACATTAACCAGGGATCCCCCATGGCCGATGCAGCTACTGGGACTCCGCCGGAGGTTGCCGAAATGCCTCAAGCACAATCACAGTGCACAGACTCCTTGGAAAATGGATCCGAGATTGATAGGCATTCTGTGAAAGAGAAATCTGAAGATGGGTTTGCTGTCAAAGAATGCTTCCAGTTCAAAGGTTGCCTCAAGGTTAGTATCATGCATACACACTACTTAATCTTCCCAAAAGTTGACTTTCGATGAAAGCTATTTTTATAGGCAGTTTGTCCAGGGCCCTGTAACATAAAACGATTGATCATGGGGCTGATTTCACGATCCATCATACATaaaagtcaatgcaatcaatcctaGAAATCACATAACAATCGATCACTGAGCTCTTTGTTTCAGGGACGAGGttgtaaaatagaaataatcaCTGAGTTATTTGTAAATTCAATTGTACTAATGTAATTACAATGCTATTGGTCAGACAGGTCTGGTCAAAGCTTTGTAAAACCAAGTGGTCAGTTATTTATCAAGATATCTGTGATTTTTGCAATAAGGGTACCATTATACCATGAAGATTTCCCCCGGAAGGCATGGTCCCCATGTGTCACATGCTATTGAGCTGTAGCCAAGGAGCTTACATCTTTTTTTGTTGCAGAAAGTTAACTTTTTAATCAaactcaaatttgcaattaattacaagaTGTAAGATTTAAGGACCCCAGatagatttgcaattgatcactAGATTCTTGCAGTGCCCCCAGAGGCTGGAAAGTTCATGTAGAACTTGACTTTCTGATGGTAAATGTTACATCATCCTTATCTTCAAAAGTCTTTATGGatccgtccccccccccctgagggAACTTTAAGTCTTCAAAATACTTTCGGTCTTTCATATTATCAATGGAATCTCCCCAAGTTACAATAAATCTTTGATTCATCGTAATCATAAGGTTCCAACCCACAGGAACTTTACAATGCTCAACTTCTAACCTATTACAGCTTTCGATTTCAAAGAAATCATGGGGAATTGGCCTTTGCTCATGCTGGGCCAACCCTGCGGAATTCTCTTCCACCgagtttgaaaacccagactcCAGTGACCACCTTCAGGGGCATCCTGAAGACGTACCTGTATAACGGTGCTTTTTGACGGACAACcttttatgtattcatttttgaAGTTTAAAcctgtaatgttttttttttttcatctcttaTTTGCTCTGAAGTACCTTGAGCAACTaattaagatggaaagtgcactgtatgtattgttgttgttattgttatgattattgttattatcaatcAATTAAATTTATCACTTTCAGCCCAAATCGGAGCACTCACTAGAAGTCCAGAGTATTGTTTCATCAATACTTGTCACTGAAGATGTAGCAGAACCTCTGATAGCTGCCGTTTCCCATGAAGAAATCACATTCTGGGTACTTTGCAATGACCAAGATGGAAAGAGTTTTCAAGCTCTGTGTTCATGGAGTACAAATGAGGTAAACTAATCTATTCTATggattttgttatttattctttatcctGAAATTACTTTTATTTGGTTATTTTTTACATCAATTGTCATTTCGGttcttttttattacatttttaatgtGGATGTATCACATATTACATTGGAAATTGTTTTACTAATTCATGCTCAACAGCTTAGGTTTGCTAAGACTTTTAAAGGTTTAGAtgaaaattttttttcatgcgaATGCTAATGGATTTTGAGCTTAAATTTGTGTTAATTAAGGTGGTACTTCAGGCTAAAACTTATATTGTTTGGacagatagagaaaaatcatattaacacatgactgaaaatttaatcaaaattgaacaaggaataacaaagttgacattttaaagatttgcattattttagtgaaacagttctatgcatgtcttgattattcagtTTGCAAAccgatgatgtcacattccaactttttcttttttattttatcatatgaaattatgtttagtCAAAGTTTGCCCTCCAAGAATTAAAattattggattgacaactaatttaatgcattagatattcattgctgcaactgaTTGTATTGTAAGGGAGACATATGATACACACATGCATGAAAATAAGacacaattatgatttcatgtaaaacaTAAGAAGAggaaaagtggggatatgacatcggtccatctaatgaatattcatgaggtgtATACAACTGcttacacaaaatattgctaaacttttaaATT
It contains:
- the LOC129270122 gene encoding uncharacterized protein LOC129270122 is translated as MASPSAGLTKEEIKERLAQMKKQYAQMQKKLEKSDKAARVKRHVSRKIADYKRKQSTGGSPECTISRADDLSTVTTGNTSSPSLSKDNKLCLSSEPKGSTSRKKRGKRRSVSFVLSPQSTPTSSRHNAVQGTEVASAISRDACLGVNPQHDFRMSPEPHIQNASRPLKESGDAPNKILFRSGKSQKWKPVVVSSGEIGVYQSTDLNEGFASTDHLNSEQCESGEKDKDITTDKSKTKSDPGDFTEPEKDTQFDLFADTDEQNESQHATEVLFHSPVNNDSASYDKMSAACAPMQAACSYGLNTTTTNQTEKEPQPNIVSGFRMNRHEDISQESVIILDETQIDLFQTQTTSRCSQNNEIEILESTGVQEAHPRSTSNTYSGAVTVKKSPSMMVSEPGYSQNNPLHVKLNEDKMVSGGHQDTVQSVPDDEGAEDPDVIPSTFPEDPEPLTVTKNNVSNQNSSTGYSDVMRTNCSQDRLPSPQIDEQKNDFQSSSKHIAGEKEDNSEYEMKGSCQATDVKEVDIAETKSRSSGNGGIVHNEDAQCILRNNDAKQDTNHIDPSSVHLYSQNILVNSQELTSQMIDTSPEGKGRTDTQKRTRRRKNQRSIDNLSVDDISLKDFVVSQQNSQEGNHTWIDGLMYPAEYYVRKTRSMSRPSPNLHSAPVLGQKRLSKTSRGRKGSVTRTTPNGVMSEPVHTELPDAGKIQAGKEGSETVSSENLELGNNVACLSIEQSQDFVRGRQTEISESVHDRESHPPRKMKVLRKASTTKRKRGRKTSRKKLGSDSECTITQATITSPTGAHFNSNNGQDEYQNERQDNCDHSEPTTIYIDNALPNGEGNRSTSSLCQLTGGLASQRNYTKDTISISSGLVCEGSKHFSITQMTNNPLESQFTQTQVPSNFALPKVFGSPGHSTQCPVGLSPGSPSSTPMNALCSPTLRPTASQHGDEMDPVQSGEHRQHPEDIQECNEQQWMSEVYLADVVPEVPVNIDSEHRDLDSQHDVHAGRLSFDGCDISPPTDPDRNEHILPTLQDDPIIDSKVSDILVKNGTRFVDSVIKYEHNLPEGHDQDSENVFSQLHVPFNNVREDNKCASERTPSANDFKDKEPLTEHLPSSLPRGPSSLCSNINQGSPMADAATGTPPEVAEMPQAQSQCTDSLENGSEIDRHSVKEKSEDGFAVKECFQFKGCLKPKSEHSLEVQSIVSSILVTEDVAEPLIAAVSHEEITFWVLCNDQDGKSFQALCSWSTNESALKVTMCAVLPGMTDVIEALVVGGQARSHSVSLIRWDCKKARWNEYPVLSPVDGTSCTSLCVLQGKEAAVAIHKEAVGSEVQVIGLDAKNSEKQDFPVMTLPALKERINSLTVVEGADHMLLGMTNSEALLWHVPSHQLVQAFCLKDQKLNYSIEATAESGLLFVVACSKQHGNCKDHSEEPSCSLLVLNPLNGRSSTLLNYSALCMQPGVQIFDVSMCPGKTIAASLTNGHTCLWDLYSSRLLLEACLDPPQSSTPLCLLDAKTLLLGADGCVGIYERNF